The window GCGCCGCGCCTTTATCGAGGCCAACGCGCTGAACGTAGCGAACCTGGATTTCTGATTCTGGGTTTGAAAGAGTTGCAGGAAAGAAAAGGCAGCTTCGGCTGCCTTTTCTGTATTTATCTTTAAAAAGGAGAAACACAGTGAAATTGATATTCGCAGCTATTTTAGCCTCAACCATGATGCTTTCCGGATGCGCGGTTAAACCAATACCGAGCCAGCCACGGAATAGTTATAGCTGGTATGGCTCAGAGCAAGGGGAAGGTGCAGCGGTAAAGACTGTGCGTGGCATTAAGGTCTGGTCGGTAGATGGTCAGCGTATTGCCAGTATCCTCGAAGTGATGACAGGAAAAGCGTTTGATGCGCTGAAATTAGCGCCTGGACGTCATTCAATGATTGCGACCGTTGATGGTCGTGATATGAGGATTGGAGCGGTCAATTATGAAGCTGGCCATGAATATCTTATCGATATGCTGAAAGTGGGCGACAGAACCTACTATTGGGTTGAAGACACAACCAGCGGCCAGGTTGTGTACGGTAAGAAGAAGACTGTGGAAGAGTTCCTGAAAGACTGATCTTGCACAGAAAACCTCCGGCACCCGATGCCGGAGGTTCTCAACTCAGGCTACTTTATACCTCGTACTCCGCCCGCCGCCCGGCAGCTTTTCAATACAGCCTTTTTCCAGTAAATCCGTCAGATGGCGGGTAGCGGTGGCCTTACTGACTTTGGCTACTTTCTGATACTGGCTTGCGCTTATTCCATCCTCAAAGCCTTTCTCTCCGCCATCGAGCAGGCGGTTCAGTACCCTGATTTGTTCTTTGCTCAGCGGGGTATCGCGGTGCTGCTGCCAGAAGCGGGTTTTCTCTAAGGTGCGGTCGATAGTCTGAATAGCGCTGTCGATGGCGGCTTCGAGTGTCTGCAGGAACCAGCGCAGCCAGGGTGTGATATCAAGAGTTTGCGCCGTTTCGCTTTCCTCTTCTCCGTTCTCTGCTGCGTTTTCTGAAGAAGCAAGCAGCTGCGTTTGATTAAGCGCGGCGTAGTAGCCTTTGCGGTCGGCCAGAATGGCAACCGACATGGCATACAGGCGTACACTCTGGCTATCGGCCTGAGCCAGCGCCATATCGGTAAGGGCGCGGGTCAGGCGACCATTGCCGTCATCAAAGGGGTGCAGGGTCACAAACCACAGATGGGTAACCGCTGCGCGCAGCAGAGGGTCGCTGGCCGGGCTGGCTGCGGTGCGGTTAAACCAATCAATAAACTGCTGTACAGCCTGTTCCAGTCCGGCTCTTGGCGGCGCTTCGTAATGTACGGTCGGGCGGTCCAGTCGGCCGGACACCACCTGCATAGGCTCTGGTCCCCGCAGCTGGCCAACCCGGATTTTATTCAGAAAGCCCGTCTCACTTTGTGGGAACAACCAGCGATGCCATTGATACAAACGCTCCAGTGTCAGCACTTGCTGATGGTTTTGCAGGGCATCCATCATCATCTCGGCCAGTCCTTCCGAGCGTTCAGAGACCGGGTAGGGTTGTTCTTCGCTGATGCCCAGATGGCGGGCGAGGGAAGAGCGGACTGACTGGGCGTTCAGCTTCTCGTCTTCAATGGCGGAGGAGGCAACGATATTGGCGAGCAAAGCCTGCAGGGATTGCTCGGCCGGTGAGCTCAGGCTGGCCTTGCCCTGCAGGACGCCGCTTTTCTGTTGTACGGCCCGCAGCAGAGGTTGCAGCGGTTCATGTTGCCAGCTGAACTCTGGCCAGGCAGAGGATTGCCAGATCCATTGCATGCTCGTCTCCGGGAGGACGCTGGTTGATGGCAGGAACTCAGTCATAGTATCTGAGCCGATTAATAATCATATTCGGCTCATAATAGTCAGAAATATGAGCCGAATACCAGACCTTTTTCGGCTCACTTCAGATTGCACCGTTGAAAGAAACCTGAAAAAGACGCAGCGCCAGCCTGCCATTCCTGCGCTCTGTCACCCTCAACCGGCCAGTTTGTGGTACTTTGCGCGCCTTCTTTGAGAGTCTGACTGCCCGGTCAGTTTTATACCGGGCCTGAATGAGGAAAAACCATGAATGCGGTGGTGATTGCGGTGGTACTGATGCTGGTGCTCAGTCTGGCGCGTATGCACGTAATGCTGGCGATGATTGTTGCGGCCTTTGTTGGCGGCTGGGTCGGCGGCCTGGATCTGAAGACCACGCTGGAGGCCTTTAATGCCGGTATCGGCGGTGGTGCGGGTATTGCGCTCAGCTACGCCTTGCTGGGCGGTTTTGCGGTGGCGATTTCGCTGTCGGGTCTGCCGCATTTACTGGCCGATGCCATACTGCGTAAGCTGGGTGCGGAAACCGGTGGCCGCGAGTCACGCTGGCTGAAGAACGGCTTGCTCGGTCTGCTGCTGCTGGTCGCGGTGTCGTCGCAGAACCTGATTCCGATCCATATCGCCTTTATCCCGATTCTGATTCCGCCGCTGTTGTTAGTGATTGCCCGCTTACGTCTCGACCGACGTCTGGTCGCCTGTGTGCTGACCTTTGGTCTGGTAACGCCTTATATGTTCCTGCCGGTGGGCTTCGGCAATATCTATCTGAATGAGATTCTGCTCGGACGTGTGGCTGAGGCCGGCCTGAACGTGGAAGGGGTGTCGGTGGTGCAGGCGATGGTGATTCCGGCGCTGGGCATGCTGACTGGCCTGCTTATCGCGGCGCTGTTTACCTACCGCAAGCCGCGTGAATATAACCTCACCCGCATAGCGATTGCCGAACATACCGAACGCCGTTACGAGCCTAAGGCGCTGATGGTGGCGGCGCTGGCCATTGTGCTGGCCTTTGTCGTGCAGCTGTATACCGATTCGATGGTGCTGGGGGCGATGGCGGGCTTTATGCTGTTTTCCGTTACCGGGGTGGTGCGCTGGAATGAGTCAGAAGGCGTGCTGGTCGATGGCATCAAGATGATGGCCTCTATCGGCTTTATTATGATTGCCGCTTCGGGCTTCTCGGAGGTGCTGGAGCGTACCGGTCATATTGCTGAGCTGGTGAATGGCTCAGCGGCCTGGCTCGATCATAACAAGGCGCTGGCGGCACTGTTGCTGCTGGTTGTCGGCCTGTTGCTGACCATGGGTATCGGCTCGTCGTTCTCGACCATTCCGATTATTGCCGCGATCTATGTGCCGTTATGTCTGCAGATGGGCTTCAGCCCGCTGGCGATTGTGGCGCTGGTCGGTACCGCCGGGGCGCTGGGGGATGCGGGTTCACCGGCATCGGATTCTACTTTAGGACCGACCGCGGGTCTGAATGCCGATGGTCAGCATCATCATATGCGTGACACTGTGGTGCCTACCTTTCTGCATTTCAATCTGCCGCTGTTAGTAGCTGGCTGGGTTGCAGCGATGGTGCTGTAAGCCGCAGAACCTTGGCGGCGCGCTGGCTGTAAGTGCTTACTCGCGCTTGCCGCCAGTGGACACTCTGTTACTCAGAAGCGTTTGCCGCTGCTGTCGGCATCGACCATTTCACCGTCAAACGGCCGGGCTGAAATTTCATCCACCCGGTTGTTAATCCAGCTTTCACTCAGCTCGCTCAGTTGCGCAGTACTGAGATCGGTCGTTTCCATCACCGGGCTGATCACCAGATTAATGGTGCCCGGGCGTTTTACCCAGTTGTCATTTGGCCAGTGTTCGCCGGAGTTGTGGGCAATGGCAATCACGGGCGCCTGACTTTTGGTGGCGAGCATAGCGCCGCCTTTGGAAAAGGCCTTACGCTTCCCTGGCGACACCCGGGTTCCTTCCGGAAACACCAGTACATGGATACCGTTGTTCAGGCGATCGGCACCCTGAGTCAGCACCTGTTTCAGTGCATTGGTTTTGTGAGTGCGGTCGATAAAAATCGGGTGGATCATTTTCAGCGCCCAGCCAAAAAATGGCAGGTAGAGCAGCTCGCGTTTGACCACCTGCACATGAGGAGCGATCAGGGTTGGGATAAAAAACGTTTCCCAGGTGCTTTGGTGTTTGCTCAGCAGTACATAGCCGCGGCCATCGGCGGGAATATTCTCCCGTCCTTCCACCCGCCATTTTACTCCGCAGATCAGCCGCGCCGACCAGACCACAATGTGGCAGTAAAACACCATGATGAAATAGTTACGCGCCTTCAGCGGCAGGAAGATGCCAATGACAAAGCTGGGAATAAACCAGACGAAGGTCAACAGTGCCAGCCAGCCGTAAAAAATAATGCTGCGCAGCTGCGCCAACCACAGGCGATAAGGCGTTACGCTGGCATCCGTGCCAGTTGCGTCCGGTTGTACAGCCATAGGGATACCTTGCTCTGTGCTTATTGTAATGGGCGTTATTTATACCACTTAAGGCGCACTTCTCTTGTTACCTGAATTCCTCGGACTTTTTCCCGGCTGTAATTTAGCTCAGCCCTGTTGCGCGGAATCAGACTTTCTCACTAGTGGAGCCTG of the Thalassolituus hydrocarboniclasticus genome contains:
- a CDS encoding Fic family protein; this encodes MQWIWQSSAWPEFSWQHEPLQPLLRAVQQKSGVLQGKASLSSPAEQSLQALLANIVASSAIEDEKLNAQSVRSSLARHLGISEEQPYPVSERSEGLAEMMMDALQNHQQVLTLERLYQWHRWLFPQSETGFLNKIRVGQLRGPEPMQVVSGRLDRPTVHYEAPPRAGLEQAVQQFIDWFNRTAASPASDPLLRAAVTHLWFVTLHPFDDGNGRLTRALTDMALAQADSQSVRLYAMSVAILADRKGYYAALNQTQLLASSENAAENGEEESETAQTLDITPWLRWFLQTLEAAIDSAIQTIDRTLEKTRFWQQHRDTPLSKEQIRVLNRLLDGGEKGFEDGISASQYQKVAKVSKATATRHLTDLLEKGCIEKLPGGGRSTRYKVA
- a CDS encoding Na+/H+ antiporter family protein; its protein translation is MNAVVIAVVLMLVLSLARMHVMLAMIVAAFVGGWVGGLDLKTTLEAFNAGIGGGAGIALSYALLGGFAVAISLSGLPHLLADAILRKLGAETGGRESRWLKNGLLGLLLLVAVSSQNLIPIHIAFIPILIPPLLLVIARLRLDRRLVACVLTFGLVTPYMFLPVGFGNIYLNEILLGRVAEAGLNVEGVSVVQAMVIPALGMLTGLLIAALFTYRKPREYNLTRIAIAEHTERRYEPKALMVAALAIVLAFVVQLYTDSMVLGAMAGFMLFSVTGVVRWNESEGVLVDGIKMMASIGFIMIAASGFSEVLERTGHIAELVNGSAAWLDHNKALAALLLLVVGLLLTMGIGSSFSTIPIIAAIYVPLCLQMGFSPLAIVALVGTAGALGDAGSPASDSTLGPTAGLNADGQHHHMRDTVVPTFLHFNLPLLVAGWVAAMVL
- a CDS encoding lysophospholipid acyltransferase family protein; its protein translation is MAVQPDATGTDASVTPYRLWLAQLRSIIFYGWLALLTFVWFIPSFVIGIFLPLKARNYFIMVFYCHIVVWSARLICGVKWRVEGRENIPADGRGYVLLSKHQSTWETFFIPTLIAPHVQVVKRELLYLPFFGWALKMIHPIFIDRTHKTNALKQVLTQGADRLNNGIHVLVFPEGTRVSPGKRKAFSKGGAMLATKSQAPVIAIAHNSGEHWPNDNWVKRPGTINLVISPVMETTDLSTAQLSELSESWINNRVDEISARPFDGEMVDADSSGKRF